CAAGGTTGAGTTAAAATGATGTGGCCTTAGAGCACCCATACGCCGTACATGAAGTATTCGAGTATCGGCGTACATAATTGCCTTATTTTGCTAAAATATTAGCGTCGCCAACAGGTTTCATTCAATCAGAACATTCAATAGATTGAAATAATTCTTCAATTACATTATCTGGAATGACGGGAATTTGTTGATAAACTCTTATTACTCGAAACACTGCATCGCGATTACGCTCACCTGCATCGATGTTTGGATCAGCTAAATCATACCTATAAGGCGCAGCAAGCAAATGTCTATTTTTTAATTCGATTCGTAATGCTTCCAGAACACAGCATAAAGCATCAAACACGTTCAGCACCGTAATTCTTTCTTCTGTGTTTAGAATAGGTAACCAGTCAATAGCACTAGCTTGTACGATTTTATAAAAAGTGTACATTAAACAACGCGTATCCTCATTAGCAAAATAACCGTATAAGTCCAAACATTCTGCAGAAGAACGTTGATGGTACAAAATCACCATTTTTTCTCGAAAAATAACAGAACGTTGTTCTTGTTCTATAACTTCGGATAATAAACTTTGCTGTAGCATCATCACTGCATCGATTAAACGATTTGGATTAAATGAGAATTTATAAGCGCGCTTCAGATCATGTAACCAATCACTATCCTCAGGTTTTTCCTGACTTAAGCTCACATTTACTCTAAGTTTTTTAACTGCAGCCAGTATCAGTTGTCTGTGCTCTTCATTGATCTCGATGAGGATACCTTGAGGGGGTTCTTCGTTATGTAAGAAATAATCAACTGCTGGAATTAAATCATTTTTTAAGGCAACTCGATATAATTGTTGTTGTATTAATTCAATGTAATGATGCAATAGCCCTAAACGCATTTGCACCGAAATGAGCTTTTCCGGATGTATTACCTCAGTAAACAATTTGTCAGGGTGGAATTTGTAGAAGAAAATGGCATTCACTAAAGCAGCAAACTCTGGGTTAGAAAAATAGTCCAATACCGCTTGTAGTTGCTCAACATTCCACTCATCAAGTAAAGCAGCCCATGTAATCTGCACCCCATCATTTTTATTCAAAAAATCAACCAATCCTTCCATCCACAAATTAAATTGTCGCCTCGAGAAAAATTGATGCATTTCTTGCGACTGAGGATGGATTTGTTTCCGGTCCTGTTCAGCAACGAACCAATTTGAAAATGGAGCACTTTTATGATTCATCCTCTCTCCTTGAGCGATGTCTTGAGATAATGTATTTTCTTAGCTGGGGAAAAGGTGATGCTCTATTCCTCTCAGGAAATATTTTATAGTAGAGCCAACTTACAGCCACATAGAAAATCGATAGGCTTTCAGCTTCTTTTTCTAAGATAATATCGAAAATAATTGCAAGTCTATATTAATCTTGACAAAATTATGACGAATAGGGCTTATAAAAATCGGGAATAAATTAATGCCACAACCCAGTTATCTATTATTTATTGATAACGATCCTGTGAGTGAGGATCTCAAAAAATACTTTGCTCAATTTAATATAAATATCGTGCAGCAAAATCAATTAACTCCCATTCAGAACGGGTTAGGGAAAGTTGTTGCTATTTTAATTAGCTGGGCTATTTTAAAAAATAGCCCTCAGGCGATTCATCAATTTTATACAGATTATCCAGTACCTTTATTGATTATCAATGATACCCCAGATGAAGAAGCCTGCATCAAAGTACTCGAAGCGGGGGCAGATGATTTTATTGTAAAGCCTCTATTGCCAAGAGAACTTCATGCGCGCGTTAGTGCAATTAATCGACGGGTGTTACGTGCAAAACAGCAATCGGATCATGAAAAAGAGGTTCTTGTTTTTGCCAATTGGCGGCTTTATCCTGCATCCAGGCAAGTGTTCAGTAATGCTAATGAAGAATTATCATTAAGCGCAGGGGAATATGATTTGCTACTTACTTTTGTGCAACAACCCCAACGCATTTTGGATCGTGAGCTCCTGCTGCAGATCACTAAAAACAGTGATTTAAATCCTTTTGATCGCAGAATTGATGTGCAAATAAGCAGGCTTCGCCAAAAGATAGAAGTTGATGCCAAAAAACCCGCCTTAATCAAAACCATTCGCAATGGAGGGTATATGTTCACAGCACAAGTAGTGACCCTCAAACAAAGTGATGAACTATAGCAGGTTAACACATCCGCTGAATTACTTTTAAATATACTGTATATATTTTATACTTAGTATACACGGATTGTGAGGTGCTACAATGGATAGTACAAAAGATCCCATTGATTATAAATCTATTTTTGAGTCTGCTCCTGGACTTTATCTTGTTCTAGATAAAGAGTTTACGATTATTGCTGCCAGCAATAATTATCTGCACGCCACTATGGTAACTAGAGAACAAATTATTGGGAAAAATATATTTGAAGTGTTTCCAGATAATCCAGAAGACCCTCAGGCAACTGGAGTAAGTAATTTAAACGATTCATTAAATAGAGTGTTAAAAAATAAAACTCATGACACCATGGCAATCCAAAAATACGATATTCGCCGCCCTAGCGAACAAGGCGGAGGATATGAAGAGCGTTATTGGAGTCCGATAAATCTACCCGTTTTCGATAACCATAAAAAAATTAAATATATTATTCATCGAGTCGAAGACGTCACAGAATACATTCAGCTAAAAAAAACTCGCTATGATCAACTAAAAGCAATGGAGGCGTTGCGTACCCGTGCCGGGGAAATGGAGATTGAAATTTATCAACGAGCGCAAGAAATTCAAGTCATTAACAAAAAATTACAAATTGCTAATTACAATTTGGCATCGCTTGATCAACTAAAAACGCAATTTTTTGCGAATATCAGTCATGAGTTGCGTACCCCACTCATGTTAATTTTGGGCCCCATAGATACTTTGTTACGAGATAAAACTTTAGCACCATCGCAAGTCAAAAGAATACAATTAATGAAAGAGAATGCACATCTCTTATTAAAACATGTAAATGATTTATTAGATATTGCAAAATTTGATTCGGGTAGATTACAAATTAATTATTATAACATTGATTTTGTCCACCTTATTAAAAGGATTCTCTCTTTATTTGAGGCAGATATTGAAGCAAAAGGGTTACACCTTTCTTACTCTCTCCCCCCAAAATTATGCATTCAAATTGATTATGAAAAAATTGAGCGTGTGATCATCAACTTGCTCTCCAATGCGATAAAATTTAGTCCTTTTCATGGAACCATTAATCTGAAGCTCGATAAAAAAAATGCGCATGCGGAGTTATCCATTGAAGATAATGGCCCAGGAATTCCTTCTGAGTACAGAGAAGCGATTTTTGAACGTTTCTTTCAAATGGAGGAAAGCATGGGGCATTCAGAAGGTACTGGTTTAGGGTTAGCAATTGTAAAAGATTTTATCGAATTGCATCAGGGCAAAATTACAGTGCAGCAATCAAAATTAGGTGGTGCGCTTTTTATCATGCAAATCCCGTTAAATGCTCCAGCAGATCAATTGGTGCATGGTGAACAACCAGTGCACAAAACCATTGAAATCCCTCGCATTGTAAGCCAACGCAAAATAGTGACGAAGCAGCTTAATAGAGAAAATCATGCCCAACTACCTCTTGCTTTAGTGGTAGAAGATAATTCGACCATGAATGAATTTTTGTGTGAACTGTTAAGCAAAGATTATCGTATCGCCAGTGCACGAGATGGTAAAGAAGGTTTGGATATGGCGATTAAATTACATCCTCAAATAATTATTACCGATATCATGATGCCCAATATGAACGGAATAGAATTGGTCCATGCAATAAGACAGCATTCGTCCCTCCTGTCTACCCCTATTATGATTGTCACTGCGAAAGCAGACGAGGAACTATGTGTGCGTATGCTTCAAGAGGGGGCTCAAGATTATATGATTAAACCCTTCTCTACCGAAGAATTTAAGGCAAGAATTGCCAATTTAATTTTAGTCAAACATGCAGAAGATGAATTGGAGCGTTTTGTTTACTTAGCCGCGCATGATTTAAAATCACCCTTACCGGCAATCGAACATTTAGTTTCTTGGATTGAGGAAGATGTAGGTAATCAATTAACTTCACAATCTCGAAAATATCTAACCTTCTTACGACAGCGTGCTTATCGCATGTCCAATTTATTAGATGGGCTATTAAAATATGCTCAAGCCGGAAGCATGCACTCAAAAGTTGAAAAAATTAATTTTCCCGAATTAGTAAACTCTGTCGCCCACAAAGTAGAAGCAGCAAATGACTTTAATATTTGTTGCGAGCACTGTGATTTTATGGTCGAGGCAGAAAAAAAACTATTACAAGAAGTAATTTATGAACTGATTGATAATGGAGTAAAACACCACCATCTTCAAAAGGGGCACATTCAAGTGGGTGTTGTTGAAAAGAATGATTATTATGAGTTTTTTGTCGCCGATGATGGGCCTGGTATTGAACGCGCATATCAAGATCGAATTTTCCAGCTTTTTCAAACCCTGCAACCACGTGACGTTTTAGAAAGCTGCGGGGTTGGGCTCAGCATTGCCAAGAAAATTGTTGAAGCTCAAGGAGGAAGTATTGGTGTCAAATCAGATAAAAATCAGGGAGCAATATTTTATTTTACTTGGCCGAAACAAATAGGAGGTGCAGCGTGACTCATGGAATGACAATCCCTCATATCTTAGTTGTTGATGATGATGAAATTGATCGCATCTATGTAGAAAGAGAGCTTGGCAAATTAAATATGCCTCTTACACTGCAAATAGCACGAAATGGGATTGAAGCCTTGGATATCTTAACGAAGGATGATACTGAGACCCCGGTACTGCCTACGATCATTGTTTTAGATTTAATGATGCCTAAAATGAATGGTTTAGAATTTTTGCAATCTTTTCGCACCCATGCAAAATTTAATAGTATACGAATTTTTGTTCTTACCACCTCAAATAACAACAAAGATAAGATCGCGACAGAACATTTTAATATTGATGGATATTTTATTAAGGATACACAATTTAAAGATTTTCTTAATCAGTGTAAAAAGGTATTGGAACACCTAGGAAAATAAATGCACCCCAATGAAATTGGGTATTATTTACGCTTTTTACTCATTTTAAATACTTTTACACTTTTAATCGTATTATCGCCTACTTTTAATATTTCCATACGATAGTTTTCTATAGCCAAACATGAATCAGCTGGGGGAATATATCCAAGATGTTCCACGATTAAACCACTTAAGGTTTTAGGTCCTATCAGAGGTAAGTGCCATCCCATTAAACGATTTAAATGACGTAATGTAAGTCCGGCATCGACAATAACTGAGCCATCGCTTTGGGGGGTAATCCCGCGACTTAATGCAGCGACATCCGTGGTAAACTCGCCCACGATTTCTTCAAGTATATCCTCCATAGTGACTAGGCCCTGAATATTTCCATATTCATCGACGACAAAAGAACTACGTCTTTTCATTTTCCTGAAATTTAAAATCTGAATGTTGAGAGGGGTTGCTTCAGGAATATAATATGGTTTATCAGCGGCATCCAATAGGCTATCACGATCCAACTCATTCTCAATAGCCAGATTAAGTACATCACGTACGTGAATCATGCCGACCAAATCATCTATCGAATCTCGGTATAAAGGCAAGCGGGTATGCTTTGCTGTTTCTAATTGATAGAGAATTTCCGACCAAGGCTCCTCTATGTCAATGCCAACGATATCTGATTTAGGAATCATGATATCTTCGACTGTTGCTTGTTCCAGATCCAAAAGGCTAATTAACATACTTTTGTGCTCAACAGGTAGCAAACCTCCCGCTTCAAGCACTACGGAACGTAATTCTTCGCCCGTCAATGATTCTTTTTGTATTTTATCAATTGAGACTCGAAATAAACGTAAGACTCCGTTGGACATAAAGCTGGTTATATATACCAGCGGTGCAAGAATCCATTGTAAAATTTGCAAGGGTAGCGATGTAGCAAATGCAACTTTCTGGGGATAAATTGCGGCAAATGTTTTGGGTATCATTTCTGCAAATACTAAAATCACCAGAGTTAAAAAGGCGGTAGCTATGGCAATTCCCGCATCACCATAAATATGTTGGCCGATCAATGTTGCTATTGTTGAAGCAAGAATATTAGCTAAGGTGTTACCAATTAACACCACACTCAATAATCGATCAGGTCGCGAGAGTATTTGATTCACTCTTATTGCCTGTTTGTTTTCTTTCTTGACCAAATGCTTTAACTTATAGCGGTTTAGCGACATCATACCGATTTCAGTGCCTGAAAAAAAAGCAGCCAAAAATATTAAAAAAAGCAGTATGATGAACAATGTAGAAAGATGGTATGCCACCGAATTTCCTTAAGCTTTTATCACCCGAAATAAAGTACCATATGGTTTCAAAGAAAGCGAGATAGAGAAAACAACAAGAGTTATGCAACCACTTATGTCAGTTGGTCTTTGAACGCGTTAAAAAATTTTCTACTCCAGCACGTACTGCACTTTATGCTCGACACCTTGTGTAAAAAAGTTTTTGCGACCATTCCTCTAAATTGGACTCATTGTCATTAGTTATCTACATAAGATTGTCATCTCTGGGTAGGGGGATCCATCTCTTATCGGACAGCAAAGCCAATTCAGTGATGGATTCCTGCCTACGCCGGAATGACAATATCTAGAGATTTTTCGTAAATAGGATAACAAGTACCTATTTTTTCTCTTTATCGTTAAAACGCGCCACACTAGCCAAAATTTCTTCGTAAGCGGCTTCAGGACCAACCCAACCATTAAGCTTAACCCATTTGCCCTCTTCTAAGTCCTTATAATGGCTGAAAAAGTGCTCTAAGGAGTTTAATAAATGTTGCGGAATGTCTTCATGAGTTTTGATTGCTTCATAAATTTTAGTAAGCTTGTTAGTAGGAACAGCTAAAATTTTAGCGTCTATACCTGACTCATCAGTCATTTTTAACATTCCAACTGGTCGACAGGGAATTACTGAGCCACCGACTAGAGGTACTGGAGTTACAACGAGTACATCAACAGGATCTCCATCTTCCGATAAGGTGTTAGGGACGTAGCCATAATTGACAGGATAGAACATCGGTGTTGATAAAAAGCGGTCAACGAATAACACCCCAGACTCTTTGTTTACTTCATATTTTACAGGTTCACTGTGCATAGGGATTTCAATAATTACATTAATTTCTTTTGGCAAATCACGACCACTGCTAATCTTCATTAAACTCATTTATTCATCTCCCCTCTTGTCGAAGTAAAAATAACTCAGCGTTCATTTAGCTTGAAATAAAAGCATAAAATATGTCTTATTAGCTCACTCACTATAAAAGCAATTCTCGTCATACAAAGCGATTTTCATTTTAGAAATGATCATTGCCCCCATGTAGAATGACGCAATAAAGCGGCTATTATGCGAAAAAACACATTAAAAGGCAAAGAGAAGCTGTCGCATTATAACTAATGCAATGTATAATAGCTCTTTTAATTCAAATGAGATTGCCTATGAATTGCTTGTTTTGCAAAATTGCACAAGGTGCAATCCCTGCATCAGTGGTTTTTGAAGATGATGAGATAATGGCTTTTCACGATCTCAACCCGCAAGCTCCTAAACATCTGCTGATTATTCCAAAGCAACATATTGCTACACTGAATGAAGCCAGCGATGCGAACCAGGCCCTGTTGGGAAAAATGATTTTAGGGGCAAAAAAAATTGCTCAAACTGAAGGAATAAGTGACGCAGGATATCGATTAGTTTTCAATATTAATCCCGACGGTGGCCAAACAGTATATCATATTCATTTACATTTACTGGGCGGACGTCATATGACTTGGCCCCCAGGCTAGGAAATAACTATGGAAAAACTATATAAAGAACTGCTAACACAATTAGGTGAAGATATAACTCGGCAAGGATTGGTTGACACGCCTGCACGTGCAGCCAATGCCATCCGTTATTTGACTAAAGGCTATAACGAAAATTTAGATGACATCATC
This sequence is a window from Legionella cherrii. Protein-coding genes within it:
- a CDS encoding HlyC/CorC family transporter, which codes for MAYHLSTLFIILLFLIFLAAFFSGTEIGMMSLNRYKLKHLVKKENKQAIRVNQILSRPDRLLSVVLIGNTLANILASTIATLIGQHIYGDAGIAIATAFLTLVILVFAEMIPKTFAAIYPQKVAFATSLPLQILQWILAPLVYITSFMSNGVLRLFRVSIDKIQKESLTGEELRSVVLEAGGLLPVEHKSMLISLLDLEQATVEDIMIPKSDIVGIDIEEPWSEILYQLETAKHTRLPLYRDSIDDLVGMIHVRDVLNLAIENELDRDSLLDAADKPYYIPEATPLNIQILNFRKMKRRSSFVVDEYGNIQGLVTMEDILEEIVGEFTTDVAALSRGITPQSDGSVIVDAGLTLRHLNRLMGWHLPLIGPKTLSGLIVEHLGYIPPADSCLAIENYRMEILKVGDNTIKSVKVFKMSKKRK
- a CDS encoding ATP-binding protein codes for the protein MDSTKDPIDYKSIFESAPGLYLVLDKEFTIIAASNNYLHATMVTREQIIGKNIFEVFPDNPEDPQATGVSNLNDSLNRVLKNKTHDTMAIQKYDIRRPSEQGGGYEERYWSPINLPVFDNHKKIKYIIHRVEDVTEYIQLKKTRYDQLKAMEALRTRAGEMEIEIYQRAQEIQVINKKLQIANYNLASLDQLKTQFFANISHELRTPLMLILGPIDTLLRDKTLAPSQVKRIQLMKENAHLLLKHVNDLLDIAKFDSGRLQINYYNIDFVHLIKRILSLFEADIEAKGLHLSYSLPPKLCIQIDYEKIERVIINLLSNAIKFSPFHGTINLKLDKKNAHAELSIEDNGPGIPSEYREAIFERFFQMEESMGHSEGTGLGLAIVKDFIELHQGKITVQQSKLGGALFIMQIPLNAPADQLVHGEQPVHKTIEIPRIVSQRKIVTKQLNRENHAQLPLALVVEDNSTMNEFLCELLSKDYRIASARDGKEGLDMAIKLHPQIIITDIMMPNMNGIELVHAIRQHSSLLSTPIMIVTAKADEELCVRMLQEGAQDYMIKPFSTEEFKARIANLILVKHAEDELERFVYLAAHDLKSPLPAIEHLVSWIEEDVGNQLTSQSRKYLTFLRQRAYRMSNLLDGLLKYAQAGSMHSKVEKINFPELVNSVAHKVEAANDFNICCEHCDFMVEAEKKLLQEVIYELIDNGVKHHHLQKGHIQVGVVEKNDYYEFFVADDGPGIERAYQDRIFQLFQTLQPRDVLESCGVGLSIAKKIVEAQGGSIGVKSDKNQGAIFYFTWPKQIGGAA
- a CDS encoding response regulator, coding for MTHGMTIPHILVVDDDEIDRIYVERELGKLNMPLTLQIARNGIEALDILTKDDTETPVLPTIIVLDLMMPKMNGLEFLQSFRTHAKFNSIRIFVLTTSNNNKDKIATEHFNIDGYFIKDTQFKDFLNQCKKVLEHLGK
- the ppa gene encoding inorganic diphosphatase, translating into MSLMKISSGRDLPKEINVIIEIPMHSEPVKYEVNKESGVLFVDRFLSTPMFYPVNYGYVPNTLSEDGDPVDVLVVTPVPLVGGSVIPCRPVGMLKMTDESGIDAKILAVPTNKLTKIYEAIKTHEDIPQHLLNSLEHFFSHYKDLEEGKWVKLNGWVGPEAAYEEILASVARFNDKEKK
- a CDS encoding winged helix-turn-helix domain-containing protein, producing the protein MPQPSYLLFIDNDPVSEDLKKYFAQFNINIVQQNQLTPIQNGLGKVVAILISWAILKNSPQAIHQFYTDYPVPLLIINDTPDEEACIKVLEAGADDFIVKPLLPRELHARVSAINRRVLRAKQQSDHEKEVLVFANWRLYPASRQVFSNANEELSLSAGEYDLLLTFVQQPQRILDRELLLQITKNSDLNPFDRRIDVQISRLRQKIEVDAKKPALIKTIRNGGYMFTAQVVTLKQSDEL
- a CDS encoding histidine triad nucleotide-binding protein is translated as MNCLFCKIAQGAIPASVVFEDDEIMAFHDLNPQAPKHLLIIPKQHIATLNEASDANQALLGKMILGAKKIAQTEGISDAGYRLVFNINPDGGQTVYHIHLHLLGGRHMTWPPG